CGGTACTGAAGTTATTGCATATGATCCAAATGTGTCAGCCCAAAAAATGAAAGAGCATGGCGCAATTAAGGTCGAATTAGATGAGTTGTTGGAACGCTCAGATGTCATTTCCTTAAATGCGGCTATTACTGAAACGTCACTCTACCTGCTTGGAGCTGACGAGTTTGCCAAGATGAAAGATGGCGTATTGATTGCCAATACAGCTCGCGGTGCTTTAGTGGTTGAAGATGATTTAGTTGCTGCTTTAGATAGTGGGAAAGTAAAGGCATATGCAACTGACGTCTTTGAAACTGAGCCAATTCCAGAAGATAGCAGGTTAAAGAATTACGAATATAACATTTTAACACCTCATATTGGAGCGTATACGGATATTAGCTTAAAGTTAATGGGTGATAAAGTCGTAGAGGATGTCGCTTTAATGGAGGCTGGTAAAGAGCCAATTGAGATTATTAATAAAGAGGTATTGAATAAATGATAGGAATTCAAGTAATCACACACGGTAAATTTGCGGAAGGTATTATTGACTCAGTGGATATGATTATAGGCAACACAGAACAAGTTGCCCATAATGAATTAAAGCGTGGTCAAGATATTGATGAGTTTCGCGAGGAAGTTAAAGAAACAACTGAGCAGATTATGTCTGAAGATGGTGTCTTGATTTTCGTTGATATGTTTGGGGCATCACCTTATAATTCAGCGCTTATTAATTCCAGAGATATCGAAGGGGATAATTATAAAGTCATTACAGGAGTAAACTTACCACTTTTAATTGAAGCTATTTCTAATAGAGCATCAATGGATCTTGACAAACTGTATAAGCATATCTTAGACTCAGCAGAACATGCTGTTATGGGCTGGGAAAAAGAATAACTGAAAGGAGTTATTAAAACATGAAAGTTAATATGATAGGTATTGGGAAAATGGGGTATCCACTAGTTCAGAATATGGTGGACCACGGTCATGAAGTATATGCATTTGACGTAAGTGAAGACAATATCAATAGGATAAAAGAAGAGGTAGGAATTGAAGCCACAACCGACTTTGATACTTTCATGCAAAATGCTTTTTCAGATGAAAAATACCGTATTTTCTGGTTAATGCTACCACCAGGTGAAATTACAGATAATACTGTAAAAAATATGCTTGAATACATACAAGAAAATGATGTTGTCATTGAAGGTGGTAACTCAAATCATCATAACAGTATGAAGAGCGGAGAATTACTTGCAGAAAAAGGCGCTTATTTCATGGATGTTGGAACATCAGGTGGTGTTTCGGGCGCACGTAATGGTGCAAGCTTTATGATTGGTGGCGACAAGCAAGTTTACGAAGATATTGAAGAACTATTCTCTTCGTTAGCTACGCCTGAAGGCTATGTGTATACTGGCAAAACTGGTAGTGGCCATTTCTTGAAATTGGTTCATAATGCAATTTATTATGGAATTCAACAATCTTATGGTGAAGGTCTAGAAATCTTAGAAAAATCTGAGTTTGACTATGATTTAGCAGAAGTGACAGCTGCTTTGAACAAATCGTCAGTTATTCGTAGCTGGGTACTAGAAATTATTGCAGATGCATTTGCTAATGATAATCATTTAGAAGGTTATAGTGGACATGTTAAAGGCTCAAAGTCAACTAATTGGGTTGTAAATGAAGCGATGAATATGGATGTTCCTGTGCCAGCCATTTATTCAGCTTTAGCTATGCGTCATCGCGGAATTCAAGACGATGAGTCATTCAGTGGAAAAGTAGTATCTGCGATACGTGCAGGTGTTGGCGGATACGACAAAAAATAATCAAACGTTTATCAATTGAATTATAATTTCATAGGAGGAAAATAATTATGGCAATTCCAAATTTACAAGTAGCTCTAGATCATTCTAATACTGCAGATGCAGTGGCAGCTGCAGTATCGGTAGGTGCGGAAGTTGATATTGTAGAAGCGGGTACGGTTTTAATGTGTGAAGTGGGAAGTGAAGTTGTACAAATCCTACGCAAATTATTCCCAGACAAACCTATCGTAGCCGATACGAAATGTGCGGATGCTGGAACAACAATTGCACGCAACTGTAAGAATCAAGGTGCAGATATCATGACCTGTATCTGTGCAGCAGAAGTTGCAACAATGACTTCAGCAGCTAAAGAAATCGACCATATTCAAGTTGAATTGTACGGTGATTGGACGTTTGAACAAGCGCAAGAATGGTTAGACAATGGTATTGAGCAAGTTGTCTATCACCAAAGTCGTGATGCGTTGTTAGCTGGTGTAACTTGGGGTGAGAAAGACCTTGAGAAAGTCAAAAAGCTTGTTGACATGGGCTTCAAAGTTTCTGTAACAGGTGGCTTAAATCTCGAAACCATTGAATTGTTCGAAGGGGTAGATGTGTACACATTCATCGCAGGTCGTGCTATTACCGAAGCTGATGATCCAGCTGCAGCTGCTAAAGAATTAAAAGATAAGATTAAAGAGCTTTGGGCTTAATACATAAGTAAATGATAAGGACGAGCGAAATAACTTTGCTTGTCCTTTTTTGTTAGGGGTCACCCAAAAACAAATGACATCTGTATTGACAAATGACAAAAATATGGTAAACTCTATGTTAGGCTTGAAAGCGTTTTGATGGTCAGTTTTATTCGAAAGGGGAGTTCAATTGAATTCATTAGGGATATACGAAAAAGCTGTTCCTTTTCAAGGGACTTGGTTAGATACATTCAAGTTAATTAAAGAATTAGGCTTTAATTATATGGAGTTTTCGGTAGATGAGAGTGATGAACGTTTAGCACGTCTGGATTGGTCTAAAGAGGAGCGGAAAGAACTTCTAGATGCAAGCTTTGAAACAGGCATACGTATTCATACATTGATGTTAAGTGGCCACCGCCGTTTCCCGCTTGGTTCAAGTGACCCAGAGGTTAGAGAACATTCCATAGAGATGCTGCGTAAAGCAGTTAATTTAGCCTGCGATTTAGGTATCCGTAATATTCAAATGGCTGGCTATGATGTTTATTATGAAGAGAAGACAGTAGATTCTAGAGCTTTATTTGTAGAAGGACTTAGAGAATGTGTTGAAATTGCTGCATCTAAAGGAATTACTCTTGCAATTGAAACGATGGATGATCCGTTTCTAAATAATACACAGAAAATTGCAGACTTAAAGCGGGAGATTCGTAGTCCTTGGCTACAGGCTTATCCTGATTTAGGTAATATATCTGCTTGGCCTGAAAACGATGTGGCAGTTGATTTAGAGAATAACATTGATTATGTCACGTGTATTCATTTAAAAGATACATTAGCTGTAACAGAGGATTTCGAAGGTAAATTTAAAGAAGTTCCGTTTGGTGCAGGTTGTGTTGATTTTATGGGTTGCCTCAGGACCTTGAAGCGTATAGGTTATACGGGTGGCTATACAATCGAAATGTGGACCGAGAAAAGTGATAATGCGATAGATGAAATTAAGGCTGCAAAAGCTTTCTTTGAAGAAATTTTTGAAGAAGTGGGAATTGAAATCGAACCGATTAATTAATGAGGAGGATAACAATGTTAGAAGAATTAAAACAAGAAGTATACGAAGCGAATATGTTACTCCCAGAATATGATTTAGTAACATTTACATGGGGCAATGTGTCAGGCATTGACCGTGAGAAAGGTTTATTTGTTATCAAGCCTTCTGGCGTTGACTACGATAAATTAACCCCTGAAGATATGGTTGTTGTGAATTTAGATGGGGAAGTCGTTGAAGGAGATTTAAATCCATCTAGTGATACGCCAACGCACACTTATTTATATAACAAATTTTCTGATATTCAAGGGATTACTCACACTCACTCACCCTGGGCAGTCTCTTTTGCTACAGCTGGTGTTGAGGTGCAAGCTATGAATACAACTCATGCTGATAATTTCTATGGACCAGTCCCAGTTGCACCCGAATTGACCAAAGCAGAGATTGAAGAAGCATATGAAGAGAATACTGGAAAGGTCATTGTGGATACATTTGAACAAAGAGGAATTAATCCTATGGCAGTACCAGCGGTACTTGTTGAGAAACATGGACCTTTCTCATGGGGTAAATCTGCAAAAGACTCTGTTGTTAATGCAAAAGTTCTAGAAGTTGTATGTGAGATGAACTATCATGCCTTAATGTTAACAAATCGTGACAATCGAGTACCGCAATATTTACTAGATAAGCATTATTATCGTAAACATGGAGAGAATGCTTACTACGGTCAAGATAATGCCAAATCAAAAGACCATGCTAAGAAAGCATAGTCTAAATTAACTTGGAGGGCAATTCAATGCAGATAGCAATCGCATCAGACCATGGTGGATTTGAATTAAAGCATACAATTATTGACCATTTACAAAATCAGGGATATGACATTGTAGATTATGGTCCTAATTCTAATGAGTCCGTTGATTACCCTGACTACAGTAAGAAAGTTACGGCTTCCATTACTAATAATGAAAGCCAGCTTGGCATCTTAATTTGTGGAACGGGTGTTGGTATGTCAATTACTGCCAATAAAGTTAAGGGAATTCGTGCGTCATTAGTCAGTGACGTATATACTGCAAAAGTTACACGTGAACACAACAACTCAAATGTTCTGTGTCTAGGAGCTAGGGTAATTGGTGATTCGCTAGCCTTATTAATCGTTGATACGTGGCTACAAGCTGAGTTCGAAGGTGGGCGCCATGCGGTTAGAGTAGATAAAATTGAATAGCGAATATAGTTACTTGCAAAAGCGAAGGGGTAAAATCCTTCGCTTTTATATTTTACAATCTTTTAGTGGTTTTACCAATGACTAAATTAGGTTCAAGAATGATGTCGCTGTAAAAACTATGATTAGTAGATTTATGTTCAATTTGATTAATTAATTTATTTACGGCATACTCGGCCAATTTTCTTGGATTTTGTTCGATTGAGGTTAAAGGTTTCGACGAATAGCGATTGAGTTCAATATTATCATGACCCACTACAGAGATATCATCTGGAATCCTACATCCTATTTCCTCTGCACGGCGCATAAAACCGAGTGCAGACAAGTCATTACCACAGATGACTGATGTTACTTCACCGTGTCGTAGAATTTGATCAGCTTTATTGTATCCATCCTCAAAGGTAATTGCTGTTTCGACATACCAATCTTCGTTTATAGCAATATTATGCTCCTTTAAAGCCTTTTTATATCCTTTATAACGATGACGGCTGTTAATTAGTGTTTCGTTCGCCCCAAGCATCCCGATATTCTGGTGACCTATTGAAATTAAAAATTTCGTCGTAATATAGCCACTTAATTCATTATTATAATAAACCTGTGGAGATTCGACATCTTCGATGTAGCGGTCTAAAAGAATTGTGGGTATAGCTCTTTTCTTCTTTTGAATATAGTCAACTGAATGGGTGAAGAAAAATTCATTAGAATAAACAATAATTAGTCCATCAACATTTAAGGCCGTCATTTTCTCTAACATTTTCTTTTCTGAATGATGAGAATCATTCGAGTTCATAATAATTGTTATATAATTATACTCCGTGAGTAAACTTTCGATACTTGTTGCTATTGATGCAAAAAAGGGGTTTTCTATGTTAGGTACAATCAACCCAATCATATTTGTTTGGTTTTTAGCTAAACTACGCGCTTGTTGGTTAGGGATATAGTTTAATTCTTTAGAAAGTTTAAGAATATTCTTCCTGGTATTGTCAGAGACCCTAACCGGCCGGTTGTTTAAAACTAAAGAGACAGTTGTCGGAGAGACACCGGCTGCTTTAGCAATATCTTTTAGTCTTACTTTCAAGGTTCCTCCTCCTTTCTTCATATTATACTATAAAAAATCAAATTTATTTATTGACAGCGCTTTCTTTTGTTGGTAAGATATATTTAAGGATTTGATAAAGCGCTTTACCAAAAAAAGAAAGGTGGATTGACTATTGGATATAGTTGTTATAGGAAGTATCTCTACAGATATTGTTGTTCAAGCAGACCGCCATCCTCTTCAAGGAGCCTTGTTTGTTTTCAAAAACTAGTCTTTGACAGCTGTTACTTTTTGTTACTTTTAACTATATCACAAACAAATCACTATGAAAAAGTAAGCGGTCAATAGTAATCCAATTAAGTAGTAAAAAAGACCTCCTCACTAATTGAAGCGAGAAGGTCCCCGTACTAGTCTCCGTTGAGGTGCCAGCGCTATTAAATATATTATAAAACAAAACGCCCCACACTGGGGCGAATCTGAGCAATAAAAACGGCAAAGATATGAATTCTCGCCTTACGACTACCCCATTCTGGGACACACTTCCCGCCGAACGCACTTTCCCGCTAAGGATGATTGCCACTGCGCTCTTCTCGAGTAGAATTATTATAACACAAAAAAGCCCCGCCTGAAATAAATCAAGCGGGGTTAGCCCTTTAGGCGCACTATAACATAAATTTTACTTCTTCACCCAAATCCAAACATTACCATCTTTGTCTAAGTATTCCCCGTCTTGAAGTTCCACCACCTCAATGCCTGGGTCAACTTTGACTAAATCCCAACCCTTCTTGCTTTCTTCGGCATATTCTTGCGGTAGCCACGAATTGTATTTTTTAAGCTTGTAAATCTTTGTACTGTGGTTAAAACCTTCAACCTCTTTAATTTCCACAATCTCATCTTGCTGACCGATGAGTTCAGCGTAGCGATTAGATTTGATTAAGTTACCGTTCCCCGGATTGTACCAAGACCAATTCTCGGCTAGCGTCACAGTATCGCCAACTTTTAATTCAGCAAATGGTAAGCGCGGCGCTTTGTAGTCCGCTGGCTTGAATTCTTTTAGTCCTTGCGGGTTAAATGCGTTAACGCTAGGATGATTACCCCCACGTTTGAATTTCTCGCCTAATTTCGCCCGAAAATCGTTTAATTGAGTGGTTGAATAGCCCGGGCATGATGTTGAGTTATACGGTATTTCTTTGTGCCCTTTGACTTGACTAGCTGGAATATTTAACTCCTGCATCAACCACAAGGTTACTTTTTCCCGCGCTTCAATTTGCGCTTTTGTATAGTTATTTGCGCTGGAAGCTTCACAACATACATGGACTAACTGCGGGTTTAAGCGACCTGCGCCGTAAGTGACAATAGATAAATCATAATTTTGGACAATCTTCCCTTGGCGATCAATGTAAAAGTGGTAACCACCAATTTCCCAACCGTGTGTATTGCGCCAAAAATGCTCGTGCGCTTTGATGACATCCATTGCATCCCCTGCGTGAGTGGTTGCGGTATAGTGCCATACAATTTGCTTGATAGCTGATAAAGACCGCTTAGTATACGCTCCGTGGCTAGGGTAGCCCAAAGCTTGCCTACGTCTATCCGTCATTTGTGGCTTGGTAAATTTCTGCATTTTAGCTTGCTCCTCCTTGTCGTATTGATACAAGTTGTACTCATCCATATATCGAAGTAATTTCTTGCCATATTCCGAATCTGTGGCATACGTGCCTGTCAATCGCTCCGCCTGCACGACTGCGGACGCTGCATTGATAACCCTGCTATAGTACTCTTTACGATATTCGGTGGACTCTAAAAAAGTCGCATGGTCTTTGACTGACTCTTCCCACGATGAGTATTTACGAAAGTCTGAATTCTCGAATCGTTTAACACCTTTACGCTCTTCCATACTGTCTTTATTGAACACGGGACCCGTCCACGGAGCGCTTGCTTTGATGCCGAAAAGATTATTTGCTTTAATCGCTAAGTCACTTGTCCCCCAACCTGTCTCATGAATGGCCTGCGCGATCGTGACCGAATTAAAAAACGGGCTAGGGTATTTAACCGCTAGCTCCGCTACTGTGCTGATGAATTCTTGTTTATTCATTCTTATCACCTTTATTGTATTCATAAGTGCTAAAGCCTAGTGATGTACCAACAAATACAGATACTATATTGATTGTGGTTGAAATGGCTTCCGCATTCGCAATCCCCCACACTTCACCCAGCGCACTAATCATAACTGCTAAAGCTGGTAATACAATTAAAGCTACCCATTTTAAAATATCATAAGTGCTGTTACTTATTTTCATTGCATTTCCTCATTTCTATATTTATTTCAAGAAGTTTGTCAGTAACTCAATCAGAACTGCGATAATCCCTCCAGACCCCACAGCAGCAACCCAAAATTCAGACTTCTTATTCTCAGTTGTTTCTTTGAGTTTATCCTCTCGTTCTTTACTATCCTGATTTCCCTTCAAAACAGCATTTAGTATTTGTGAGTTCTGCTCGTTTTGTCGTAGTGATAAATCTCTAAGATATTTATTGGACTCGTCAATTCGATCATATCTTTCTCGTAAATCCTCTTGAATTTCAGCAATTTGTATCGACATGATGGCGTCATTTTCTTCAAGTCTTGTGATACGTTCTTCGTGATTATCGAACTGCTCTTGTTTCATGTCTCACCTCCTTCTTTTTTAATATTCAGTTTCTATATTTTCTGCCCCGACAGCCGACAGCCGAAGATGTTCCAATAACTGGTTACCTTTGTAAGCTGATAAATTATATTCTCTTATACTTCTGACTATTTCAGGCAATAAAGTTACTCCCAAGAATTTGCCTGCAGTAACCGTATATGTTCCTTTTTTCCAATTGATATCAAACAAACCGTTTTTCCCTACAGTGTAGCCTAAATTCTTCACTCCATTGTGATATGTTGGATAAACATTAACATTTAGGATAGATAGCTGATCTTTTTTTAAAGTAATTGCTTTACTGTCATCTGTTTCGTTTTTGCTAGCGTTATAATTCGGCTTTATGTCAGAGTTTTCTATAGAAACATTAATATAACCATTTGAGTTCAATGTATTAATTGTCGAATTTTTTATTACAAGTTTAAAAAGTACATTTTCCGAAACAACGGATATTCCGTTGCAGTTTTCTATGGTAATTTCCGGAACAATATTACTTTCAGATAAATTATATGGAGAAGCACCAGACCAAAACGTGATATGTTTTTTAGTATTAAAATCTTTTGGCGTACCAACGACATATGTAGTGTGTATATTTTTAAATGACCAAGTAGCATTAGTGTCGATGTTAATATCATTTGGTTCGATTGATCTAATGGTGTTAACTTTTCTACTTTTATTTCTAAGCGAATTGCCTAAGGTATTAAGAAAAATAAAACCTATAGATCTGTTAGAATGGACGTTTTCAAAAGACATTGTTTCTGGCATATAAACGTCATTTAAGTTCACTGATCCACTTCTTGAATATAGGTACGCTTCTTTATCGTTATTAGTAAGGTAGTCAACACTGAAGTTTTTTATATGAATATTTCTTCCAAAAACAAGATCGGTGCCAAAATTATGATTAGATTTAGCTTGAAAGCTAATAATGCCTACCGAGTTGTTGTTTTCAACGACTAGTTTAGATTCATAAATATAAATATCCCCGTCCCACATAGATCCATAGTCACCTCTAAAACTAATAAAAAAATTGTTATAAACTTGAGTATTATTTACCGAAAGACGTCCGCTGCCAGTGACATTTATCCCGCCAAGTACACTATTTTCTATAAAAATATTATGCGCACCATAATGTACATCAACTCTGGTTAAGCGACTATCTTTTATAATTAGATCCTTAATGTAGTTTGTTCCCATTACTCCCCAGTTAGATTTATCACCAAGAGCAGTAACTTGTATAATTTTGTATTGTAAAACTTTTTCACCAGTCAAACCATAAGTTGAGTTTCCATTATTAGATCGAGGGACAACTCTAACATTACTTAGTTCAAAATCATAAACGTTATCTGGTCTATAAAAACCATTGAATTGGCCTTCTGACTCATCGGAACCTAGAATGCCTACAAATTGGTTAGAAATTTTGACTTTGCTTCTGTCAATATAAAAACCATTTGAAGGTCCTGACAATGTAGATTTAAAATTACCGTCATATAAAAAAGTTCCACCTGTAATTATTAAATGATTTTGATGAATTTTTTTAGCGATAATACTGGTAATGTTGTGAACGTCTTTTGTTATTTCAGAAATCAACTCTCCATTTTTCTCAACAACAAATAGCTGAGTGTTGTGATGTACGATACCATTATCAGACCTCATCATAGTAATGTCATTTTTATCTTCAATAACTACAAAGCTTCCTTCAAAATCAGATAATTCAGGAATGGATGTCGTACCCTTTTTTATGGGTAAATTTATTTTGTTTGCGTCTATTTTTATTTCTTCGTCACCAGTGACTTCAAACACATTATCCCACCATGCTCTTCCGTCTTCCTGAATATAAAAAGTTGAGTCACCAAAATCTATATTAGTAGTTATAGGAATTCGCCTTGTCTCTTTAATTAGGAAACAACCCTTAGAAACTTTAATAGGGAGGTTATTGTCTGAAGCAAATTGATGAGCTTGCTTTATTTTTATTCCGTCATCATTGTCATACTCATTTATAAAGTCTTCATCCAAATAATATTTATTGTTTGATGGGTTATAATATTTTTTTTGAGAATTAACACCGAACATAGAATATGTTACATATTCTATGCCACTATCCACCATGTGCTGCATTTTAGATAAACGTTTATTTAAAGTTAACTCACCTCCCCTTGCATCAATCACTTCATTTAAATCAGTGTTGCCAGCTATTTGCTCATCGTAACGTCGATTAAAATCATCTTTGAAGTCTTTAACATCTTTTTCTGTATCATCCTGTCTCTGTTC
This region of Suicoccus acidiformans genomic DNA includes:
- a CDS encoding PTS sugar transporter subunit IIA; this encodes MIGIQVITHGKFAEGIIDSVDMIIGNTEQVAHNELKRGQDIDEFREEVKETTEQIMSEDGVLIFVDMFGASPYNSALINSRDIEGDNYKVITGVNLPLLIEAISNRASMDLDKLYKHILDSAEHAVMGWEKE
- a CDS encoding NADP(+)-dependent, decarboxylating phosphogluconate dehydrogenase — encoded protein: MKVNMIGIGKMGYPLVQNMVDHGHEVYAFDVSEDNINRIKEEVGIEATTDFDTFMQNAFSDEKYRIFWLMLPPGEITDNTVKNMLEYIQENDVVIEGGNSNHHNSMKSGELLAEKGAYFMDVGTSGGVSGARNGASFMIGGDKQVYEDIEELFSSLATPEGYVYTGKTGSGHFLKLVHNAIYYGIQQSYGEGLEILEKSEFDYDLAEVTAALNKSSVIRSWVLEIIADAFANDNHLEGYSGHVKGSKSTNWVVNEAMNMDVPVPAIYSALAMRHRGIQDDESFSGKVVSAIRAGVGGYDKK
- a CDS encoding 3-keto-L-gulonate-6-phosphate decarboxylase UlaD, which gives rise to MIMAIPNLQVALDHSNTADAVAAAVSVGAEVDIVEAGTVLMCEVGSEVVQILRKLFPDKPIVADTKCADAGTTIARNCKNQGADIMTCICAAEVATMTSAAKEIDHIQVELYGDWTFEQAQEWLDNGIEQVVYHQSRDALLAGVTWGEKDLEKVKKLVDMGFKVSVTGGLNLETIELFEGVDVYTFIAGRAITEADDPAAAAKELKDKIKELWA
- a CDS encoding L-ribulose-5-phosphate 3-epimerase, with the translated sequence MNSLGIYEKAVPFQGTWLDTFKLIKELGFNYMEFSVDESDERLARLDWSKEERKELLDASFETGIRIHTLMLSGHRRFPLGSSDPEVREHSIEMLRKAVNLACDLGIRNIQMAGYDVYYEEKTVDSRALFVEGLRECVEIAASKGITLAIETMDDPFLNNTQKIADLKREIRSPWLQAYPDLGNISAWPENDVAVDLENNIDYVTCIHLKDTLAVTEDFEGKFKEVPFGAGCVDFMGCLRTLKRIGYTGGYTIEMWTEKSDNAIDEIKAAKAFFEEIFEEVGIEIEPIN
- a CDS encoding L-ribulose-5-phosphate 4-epimerase; the protein is MLEELKQEVYEANMLLPEYDLVTFTWGNVSGIDREKGLFVIKPSGVDYDKLTPEDMVVVNLDGEVVEGDLNPSSDTPTHTYLYNKFSDIQGITHTHSPWAVSFATAGVEVQAMNTTHADNFYGPVPVAPELTKAEIEEAYEENTGKVIVDTFEQRGINPMAVPAVLVEKHGPFSWGKSAKDSVVNAKVLEVVCEMNYHALMLTNRDNRVPQYLLDKHYYRKHGENAYYGQDNAKSKDHAKKA
- the rpiB gene encoding ribose 5-phosphate isomerase B, which translates into the protein MQIAIASDHGGFELKHTIIDHLQNQGYDIVDYGPNSNESVDYPDYSKKVTASITNNESQLGILICGTGVGMSITANKVKGIRASLVSDVYTAKVTREHNNSNVLCLGARVIGDSLALLIVDTWLQAEFEGGRHAVRVDKIE
- a CDS encoding LacI family DNA-binding transcriptional regulator, coding for MKVRLKDIAKAAGVSPTTVSLVLNNRPVRVSDNTRKNILKLSKELNYIPNQQARSLAKNQTNMIGLIVPNIENPFFASIATSIESLLTEYNYITIIMNSNDSHHSEKKMLEKMTALNVDGLIIVYSNEFFFTHSVDYIQKKKRAIPTILLDRYIEDVESPQVYYNNELSGYITTKFLISIGHQNIGMLGANETLINSRHRYKGYKKALKEHNIAINEDWYVETAITFEDGYNKADQILRHGEVTSVICGNDLSALGFMRRAEEIGCRIPDDISVVGHDNIELNRYSSKPLTSIEQNPRKLAEYAVNKLINQIEHKSTNHSFYSDIILEPNLVIGKTTKRL
- a CDS encoding glucosaminidase domain-containing protein → MNKQEFISTVAELAVKYPSPFFNSVTIAQAIHETGWGTSDLAIKANNLFGIKASAPWTGPVFNKDSMEERKGVKRFENSDFRKYSSWEESVKDHATFLESTEYRKEYYSRVINAASAVVQAERLTGTYATDSEYGKKLLRYMDEYNLYQYDKEEQAKMQKFTKPQMTDRRRQALGYPSHGAYTKRSLSAIKQIVWHYTATTHAGDAMDVIKAHEHFWRNTHGWEIGGYHFYIDRQGKIVQNYDLSIVTYGAGRLNPQLVHVCCEASSANNYTKAQIEAREKVTLWLMQELNIPASQVKGHKEIPYNSTSCPGYSTTQLNDFRAKLGEKFKRGGNHPSVNAFNPQGLKEFKPADYKAPRLPFAELKVGDTVTLAENWSWYNPGNGNLIKSNRYAELIGQQDEIVEIKEVEGFNHSTKIYKLKKYNSWLPQEYAEESKKGWDLVKVDPGIEVVELQDGEYLDKDGNVWIWVKK
- a CDS encoding phage holin; its protein translation is MKISNSTYDILKWVALIVLPALAVMISALGEVWGIANAEAISTTINIVSVFVGTSLGFSTYEYNKGDKNE